CGACTCTTTTTAACTGGAAGCTCCCCTTCGAGTTCTTAAGCTGGATTGCATCCACGCTGGCAATTTTATGGCGAAAGAACCGGCGGTCGCGAAAATCCAATGCTGTTTTATTCGCACGCGATTGCCAAATCGAGTTCACCACCAACACCCGGTTTTCATTTCCGCGACGGGCAAAGGTATTGTCTTCGAAATTCTTTTTGTCAGAGATCTGAAAAACATTTTCCTGACCATCCGAGGTTTTGAAGGTGATTTGCGCTAAAGGCTTATCTAAGCCGTACATCGACCAATCAATGTCACCGCCTTCGCGCGCCACTTCGATCACACGCTCAGGAAAAACATTCTTAACGAAATCATCCGCCACGACATTGTCCGCCAGATCCTTGTAAGGTTCGCTCAGTTCCCAGCCATCCACACTGCGTTTTAGGACAATCTTTTGTTCGCCTTTTTTAATCTCAAAGGAATCGACATGTTCAAAATTCAAGGTCATCAGACGGGCTTGTTCCATGTTCTTTTCTTCGCTCTTTTTATCGCGAAGATAATCCCAATAGGCATAACCACCAAAAACCAAAAGACAAAGAACTAGAATCGTACGACCTTTGAGCTTCATTAGGCGTTTCTCCTTCTAAAGTACAGCCCGACACTTGCTCCCAAGAGCAAAAGAGGCAGGGGAATAATGAATGCGAACAAAAAGACACCGAACTTGGTTTCCGTCAGCAACATCTGCGTCGCCGCTGGATCTTTCGGAGTGATGCTAATCAGATTCTCTTCTTTGGCCAGGGCGGCGATCGAATTGAGTACCAAATCACGATTCAAATTTTGATAAAGCATCTGATTGGACATAAAATCCACATCACCAGCGACGATGACGGAAAAAGACTTCGCGTCTTCCGGAGTGCCAGGGAAACGTCCCACCACTTCGTCAACCAGGGCAAAGCTGCCCTCGGGACCGTCACCTGTGATTTTCATGCTTGGAAAAGCCATGCTGTTCACGGGCGTCTTCACTATTTCTTCCACAATCATAGTCTCAGGCACTTTGGTCTTTTTCAAAGACTGTGGATAACGGAATAAAGTGACTTCACTGCGCGCAAAACTTTTTGTGATTTGATTC
The Bdellovibrio sp. ArHS DNA segment above includes these coding regions:
- a CDS encoding DUF4340 domain-containing protein, translating into MKLKGRTILVLCLLVFGGYAYWDYLRDKKSEEKNMEQARLMTLNFEHVDSFEIKKGEQKIVLKRSVDGWELSEPYKDLADNVVADDFVKNVFPERVIEVAREGGDIDWSMYGLDKPLAQITFKTSDGQENVFQISDKKNFEDNTFARRGNENRVLVVNSIWQSRANKTALDFRDRRFFRHKIASVDAIQLKNSKGSFQLKRVEGLWQWVGAPKDYKLDQNKVREALTAISEAKAADILRSDAKIPAGKSLFTMNLQLAEKSWKAEVTQAADLAIYAKVTEPSLQLKMEPGALDKFIKISPDDLKETPPAKPETKEGADQQQAGAGKKETK